One part of the Bacteroidia bacterium genome encodes these proteins:
- a CDS encoding S8/S53 family peptidase — protein sequence MKKIYFLIFLLPLLLLDVSAQDNFYYTFDKKKPLKINSSSFSIVFKQAVAWEKFVVSNHPDLKAVHGIKSRPSKNVVFELNGKSDKSLEEWVQELILNPSFVKDMSWGFSINPRLDVWLTDKLLYNPSPNWNQKTVDAILLKYPEARLQKNELGLFSIQVGKLIHSIELGNALVEAGMVNWAQPDFMGGLTLNHPMDPKFDKQYSFENTGQSIDGVSGTADIDINAPEAWDLSMGSSSILVGILDEGVEDHEDLEDDGGNTRLLSGYAPGGVGTGESQLPYEGHGQSVAGLIGASHNNLGIAGVAPNSMMISAYIEANPATVVSDAVNGMQWLWKVAQVDIINNSYGFKSCDQNLYPAFVDVIDSAQIKGRDGKGCVVIYASGENDVGTTCINFPGNRPNVITVGAVDGNGDVPFYSPFGPAMDVVVPSAGSNSNVRSIDRQDTATVAANRKGLDLGNYVDFFGGTSTSCAVASGVAALILSEDPNLTCLDVEIIMNTTAMSLGSPGFNDSTGNGLLRADAAVSLAMGGFPVEWLDFKAELINDVVRLEWITASEQNNARFDIQRSVGGEFVDLGSLAGAGSTTELSTYNYTDSDPVLGTNYYRIKQVDQNGAFSYSAVIELSRDRVNSLSMTNVYPNPTVDQINLDYALPRGISANYQIVDIQGRVLAQHTLEAGEGIRSLELSVTELSPGMYTLVMKSSKGNIRSKRFIISR from the coding sequence ATGAAAAAGATTTACTTTCTCATTTTTTTGCTTCCCCTTCTGCTTCTTGATGTATCAGCTCAAGACAATTTCTACTATACTTTTGACAAGAAAAAGCCCTTGAAAATCAATTCAAGTTCTTTCTCGATTGTATTTAAACAGGCAGTCGCCTGGGAGAAGTTTGTAGTTAGCAATCATCCGGACCTAAAAGCAGTCCATGGGATAAAGAGTAGACCGAGTAAAAACGTCGTATTTGAACTCAATGGGAAAAGCGATAAAAGTCTTGAAGAGTGGGTGCAGGAGCTAATTCTCAACCCATCTTTTGTTAAAGATATGAGTTGGGGATTTAGCATAAATCCTCGTTTGGATGTTTGGCTTACAGACAAACTCCTTTACAATCCCTCCCCTAACTGGAATCAGAAAACCGTAGATGCAATTCTCCTTAAGTATCCTGAAGCCAGACTTCAGAAAAATGAATTGGGTTTATTTTCTATTCAGGTTGGCAAGCTTATCCACAGTATTGAACTGGGGAATGCCCTGGTTGAAGCTGGGATGGTAAATTGGGCCCAGCCTGACTTTATGGGCGGCTTGACGTTAAACCATCCGATGGATCCCAAGTTTGACAAACAATATTCATTCGAAAATACAGGCCAGTCAATAGATGGAGTAAGCGGAACAGCAGATATCGATATTAATGCACCGGAAGCATGGGATCTGAGTATGGGCAGCAGCTCGATTTTAGTTGGGATTCTGGATGAGGGGGTAGAAGATCATGAAGATTTGGAAGACGATGGAGGAAATACCCGACTACTATCCGGTTATGCTCCCGGAGGAGTGGGTACAGGCGAATCTCAATTACCATATGAAGGTCATGGCCAATCTGTAGCGGGTTTGATTGGCGCAAGTCATAATAATCTGGGAATTGCAGGTGTAGCGCCAAATAGTATGATGATTTCTGCCTATATCGAAGCTAATCCCGCAACTGTAGTTTCGGATGCAGTAAATGGTATGCAGTGGTTGTGGAAAGTTGCCCAGGTTGACATCATCAACAACTCTTATGGATTTAAATCCTGCGACCAAAACCTCTATCCCGCATTCGTAGACGTTATTGACTCTGCACAAATCAAGGGAAGAGATGGTAAGGGTTGTGTTGTGATTTATGCTTCGGGTGAAAATGATGTGGGTACCACTTGTATCAATTTCCCTGGAAATAGACCAAATGTAATTACTGTTGGAGCTGTGGATGGCAATGGAGATGTGCCTTTTTATTCTCCCTTTGGACCAGCTATGGATGTAGTAGTTCCCAGTGCAGGAAGCAACTCTAATGTGAGATCAATAGATCGCCAAGATACGGCAACGGTAGCCGCAAATCGCAAAGGACTCGACCTGGGTAATTATGTAGACTTTTTTGGTGGGACCTCAACCTCTTGTGCAGTTGCTTCCGGAGTAGCAGCCTTGATCCTCTCAGAAGATCCTAATCTGACTTGCCTGGATGTAGAAATCATCATGAATACAACAGCTATGAGTTTGGGTTCACCAGGATTCAATGACAGTACTGGAAATGGTCTTTTGCGTGCCGATGCAGCCGTAAGCCTTGCAATGGGTGGGTTTCCGGTCGAATGGCTTGACTTTAAAGCAGAACTGATAAATGATGTAGTAAGGCTCGAATGGATTACGGCAAGTGAGCAAAACAATGCACGTTTCGATATCCAAAGAAGCGTGGGAGGTGAATTTGTTGATCTGGGTTCCTTAGCGGGTGCAGGTTCAACTACCGAATTGAGCACCTACAATTATACAGACAGCGATCCTGTTCTTGGAACCAATTACTATCGAATCAAACAGGTTGATCAAAATGGGGCATTCAGCTACTCGGCTGTCATCGAACTTTCCAGAGATCGTGTCAATAGCCTGAGTATGACAAACGTTTATCCTAATCCTACGGTAGATCAGATCAATCTCGACTATGCCCTTCCAAGAGGTATTTCTGCGAATTATCAAATAGTAGATATTCAGGGAAGAGTGCTGGCACAGCATACTTTGGAGGCAGGAGAAGGAATCCGAAGTCTGGAACTTTCGGTAACTGAGCTGAGTCCAGGTATGTATACCCTTGTCATGAAAAGCAGCAAAGGAAATATTCGGAGTAAAAGATTCATAATCAGCCGATAA
- a CDS encoding tail fiber domain-containing protein — translation MNARILLLTFCFFALLLGDLSAQVVPQGIPYQAVARDNQTLLTNQTFNVRFSILQGGNVVYQEIHTVQTNEYGLFTAVIGGGLPNLGQFNNIDWGSQTHNLQVELDNGQGFVNMGTTPLESVPYSLYAEEAQSLAGGIGSISDVVAPAPNVGDVLKWDGTMWISVPDGGGGGSIAGTGITISNDTIYNSGDADASDDIIIGTAAGGDLGGAYPNPEILSIQGRSIANLNPASGDVLKWTGTEWRPSPDNVTSGGGVNVTARLTGDGGIGNELDIAQQGAGIGQVLKWDGFSWSPANDDINTQQLSIAGTILTLSNGGGSVNLPFVNYIPGQGISIVGSVISNTGDTDPNDDITVNTLASGDVSGTYPTLSVVRLRGNGISLTPPANGEILKFNNGQWEPAVDETTDPDADPTNEIQTLSRTGNSLILSNGGGTITIPTYSAGVGISLSGTSNPDITQITNTGDTNPNDDITTSSLAGGDANGIFSNLTINAIQGNPISTAIPNTGEVLSWNGNQWTPGTNDDADPNPTNEIQFLTLNGSVLSLSNGGGTVTLPDPPEYTAGAGISINGTVISNTGDLDGLDDITIGSLAGGDLTGTYPNPTVDKIQGLKVSNTTPGFGQILKWNGSQWSPEDDDDEDDDTNSTNEIQALSLSGITLGISGSNTVNLPIYTAGTGISMSGSAPNTVINNTGDTNALDDITQGSAAGGDLGGTYPNPSVTQIQGSPVSNTAPNAGQILKWNGTQWIPSTDDDVDDDSDPDNENQDLSIVGNTLGISAGNTVNLPIYSAGTGISLSGSAPNTIINNTGDTNGGDDINIGTPATGDLDGTYPSPTVAGIQGSPVSNTAPTTGQILKWNGTQWTPSIDDDVDDDSDPDNENQDLSITGTTVSISAGNSIDLPIYSAGTGITLTGSAPNTTIVNTGDTDASDDITSGSAAGGDLGGTYPNPIVTQIQGNSVANNAPTAGQILKWNGSQWVPSIDDDIDDDADVTNEIQNLSITGTTVSISSSNSVDLPIYSAGTGISLSGSAPNTTINNTGDTDASDDITTGSTAGGDVDGTFANLNVNSIQGSAISTTAPTSGQVLKWNGTSWEPSSDLGVDADSDPTNEFQTLSVSGSDLSITDGNTVSLPVYTAGTAIDITNNIVTNTGDTDPSDDITTSSSAGGDVDGTFGNLNVNSLQGSPITNTAPTTSGQILKWNGTQWTLGSDVGEIYSAGTGINIAAGNIIENTGDTNPSDDLTTSSTAGGDATGLYSSLTVTGLQGSSVSATAPSSGQVLKWNGTEWEPGLDQGTIYTAGTGVNITGANVIENTGDTDASDDITTATAAAGDVSGNFPTLSVTGLNGNAVANTAPATGEVLKWNGTQWAPGADGGNTYTGGTGITVTGANVINNDGDTDASDDITTSTAAAGDVSGTFPTLTVTALNGNAVANTAPTSGEVLKWNGTQWEASADNDNTYTAGTGISIASNIVSNTGDTDASDDITTSTAAAGDVDGTFPTLTVTGLNGNAVANTAPTSGQVLKWNGTQWAPSTDDTNDADNDASNEIQTLSISGTTISLSNGGSSVALPYTGGTGITVSGTTITNSGDTDASDDITNGSAANGDLDGTYPNPTVDGLQGNPVASTAPTTDQVLKWNGSQWAPAADDTVNITAGTGLSFAGSTLNLDNTSVTGGTYGSATAVPAFTVDAQGRLTGVSEIPITDNNTTYTAGTGLDLTGTTFSIENTSVSAGSYGSDTEVPVFTVDAQGRITGVSNTTISGNVNYTAGPGIDIDVTNQITNTGDTDASDDITTASTAGGDVTGTFSALTVTKIQGENVSSGTPSTNDVLKYVGGVWTPSTDANTEYTAGTGLNLSASEFSLANTAVSAGSYGSATQVPALTVDAQGRITAVTNTTITDNNTTYTAGTGMDLSGTTFSLANTAVTAGSYGSNTEVPVLTVDAQGRITGVTNTTITDNNTTYTAGTGLGLAGTTFNLENTGVSAGSYGSTTEVPVFSVDAQGRISSVTNTTITDNNTTYTAGTGLDLSGTTFNLANTAVSAGSYGSATEVPVLSVDAQGRITGVSNTTITDNNTTYTAGTGMDLSGTTFNMTNTGVTASTYGSATEVPVFTVDAQGRISSVTNTTVTDNNTTYTAGTALSLAGTEFNLDNTAVTAGSYGSATEIPVFTVDAQGRITGVTNTTVSGGGGIYLAGTGLTLTGGNTFNLDNTAVTAGSYGSATEVPAFTVDAQGRITGVTNTTITDNNTTYTAGTGLDLTGTEFSLPTSGVTANTYGSATEVPVLTVDAQGIITGVTNTTITDNNTTYTAGTGLTLSTTEFNLDNTAVTAGSYGSATQVPAFTVDAQGRITGVTNTTITDNNTTYTAGTGINITGGNVVENTGDTNASDDITTATIGAGDVSGTFPTLTVDGLQGTAVSANAPTSGQVLHYDGTDWEGKALTTSDLTIDSNIIPDTDNTYSLGNASFKFTEVFATNGTINTSDLRMKEDIEEIGYGLEEIMKLRPVSFAWKNQQEGSRKLGLIAQEILPVINEVVKTHGSRVNPETGETFQEELDAYGVFYSDLIPVLIKGIQEQQGQISEQKAKLDKQQRMIEELEARLSKLENKQ, via the coding sequence ATGAATGCGAGAATTTTGCTGCTCACCTTCTGCTTCTTTGCACTCTTATTGGGCGATCTTAGTGCCCAGGTAGTACCACAGGGTATACCTTATCAAGCTGTTGCAAGGGACAACCAAACCCTGCTTACCAACCAAACTTTCAATGTGCGATTCAGCATATTGCAAGGAGGAAATGTGGTCTATCAGGAAATCCACACCGTACAGACCAATGAATATGGTCTTTTTACAGCTGTAATCGGTGGGGGACTTCCTAATCTTGGCCAATTTAACAACATTGATTGGGGTTCTCAGACTCACAACCTTCAGGTTGAGCTTGACAACGGACAGGGATTTGTAAACATGGGTACTACTCCTTTGGAAAGTGTCCCTTATAGTTTATATGCGGAAGAGGCGCAAAGCCTGGCCGGAGGTATCGGGAGCATTTCAGATGTTGTGGCGCCCGCGCCCAATGTAGGAGATGTATTGAAATGGGACGGAACTATGTGGATCTCAGTTCCAGATGGTGGCGGTGGTGGTTCCATCGCAGGTACCGGGATTACCATTTCCAATGATACCATATACAATAGCGGGGATGCAGATGCTTCGGATGATATCATCATCGGGACAGCTGCAGGAGGAGACCTTGGAGGAGCCTATCCCAATCCGGAAATCCTGAGTATTCAGGGGCGCTCTATTGCCAACCTCAATCCTGCTTCAGGTGATGTCCTGAAATGGACAGGTACAGAATGGAGACCTTCACCGGATAATGTAACTTCAGGTGGTGGAGTAAATGTTACTGCACGTCTTACAGGTGATGGCGGAATAGGAAATGAACTCGATATCGCCCAGCAAGGTGCCGGTATCGGTCAGGTACTCAAGTGGGATGGATTTAGTTGGTCTCCTGCTAATGATGATATAAATACGCAACAGCTTTCCATTGCTGGTACCATTTTAACCCTATCCAATGGTGGGGGCTCAGTAAACCTGCCATTTGTAAACTATATACCCGGACAAGGCATTAGCATAGTAGGAAGTGTAATCTCAAATACCGGAGACACAGACCCTAATGATGATATTACCGTAAATACCCTCGCATCAGGAGATGTTTCAGGCACCTATCCAACTTTAAGTGTAGTCAGACTTAGAGGAAATGGAATTTCGCTTACTCCTCCTGCCAATGGCGAGATTTTGAAATTCAATAATGGTCAGTGGGAACCCGCAGTTGATGAAACTACGGACCCGGATGCGGACCCAACCAATGAGATTCAAACCCTGAGCAGAACAGGTAATAGCCTCATCCTATCCAATGGAGGAGGAACGATTACGATTCCTACCTATTCTGCAGGTGTTGGGATTTCACTTTCTGGCACCTCTAATCCGGACATTACCCAAATCACCAATACCGGAGATACCAATCCTAATGATGATATAACTACCTCCAGCCTTGCAGGCGGAGATGCAAACGGGATATTCAGCAACCTAACAATCAATGCAATTCAGGGTAATCCCATTTCTACAGCCATCCCAAACACAGGAGAAGTCCTGTCATGGAATGGAAACCAGTGGACCCCAGGCACCAATGATGATGCTGACCCCAATCCAACAAACGAGATACAATTTCTAACCCTTAACGGAAGTGTCCTTTCTCTTTCAAATGGAGGAGGCACTGTTACTTTACCTGATCCGCCCGAATATACTGCGGGTGCCGGGATCTCCATTAACGGAACGGTAATTTCGAATACCGGTGACCTTGATGGACTGGATGATATCACCATTGGCTCTCTGGCTGGTGGCGACCTCACTGGAACTTATCCTAACCCGACCGTAGATAAAATTCAGGGCTTAAAAGTATCCAATACAACACCCGGATTCGGCCAAATCCTCAAATGGAATGGCTCACAATGGTCCCCAGAAGACGATGACGACGAAGATGACGACACCAATTCTACCAATGAGATTCAGGCACTTAGTCTGAGTGGTATAACGCTGGGAATTAGTGGAAGCAATACCGTAAACCTTCCTATTTATACTGCAGGAACAGGAATCTCCATGTCAGGTAGTGCACCAAACACTGTGATTAACAATACCGGAGATACCAATGCGCTGGATGATATTACCCAGGGATCTGCTGCTGGTGGAGACCTAGGAGGTACCTATCCAAATCCAAGCGTAACCCAAATTCAGGGATCACCGGTTTCTAATACTGCTCCAAATGCTGGACAGATTTTGAAATGGAATGGAACCCAATGGATTCCTTCTACAGATGATGATGTCGATGATGACTCTGATCCTGATAATGAAAACCAGGACTTGAGCATCGTAGGGAATACCCTCGGCATTTCTGCCGGTAATACAGTAAACCTGCCCATTTACTCTGCAGGTACAGGAATCTCTTTATCAGGAAGCGCCCCTAATACCATAATCAACAATACAGGGGATACCAATGGAGGAGACGACATCAATATCGGAACTCCTGCTACCGGAGATTTGGATGGAACCTATCCTTCTCCAACTGTAGCTGGAATTCAGGGTTCGCCTGTATCCAATACAGCTCCTACAACTGGTCAGATTCTGAAATGGAATGGTACACAATGGACCCCTTCTATAGATGATGACGTGGATGATGATTCCGATCCAGATAATGAGAATCAGGATCTGAGCATCACTGGAACAACTGTTTCTATTTCCGCAGGTAACTCTATCGACTTACCGATTTATTCTGCCGGAACAGGGATTACCCTAACAGGTAGCGCTCCAAATACAACTATTGTCAATACAGGAGATACGGATGCTTCTGATGATATCACTAGCGGTTCTGCCGCAGGTGGAGATTTGGGAGGAACTTATCCCAATCCGATTGTTACGCAGATTCAAGGCAATAGCGTAGCTAATAATGCTCCTACTGCAGGACAAATCCTAAAATGGAACGGTTCACAATGGGTACCTTCTATAGATGATGATATAGATGATGATGCAGATGTTACCAATGAAATTCAGAACCTGAGTATTACAGGTACTACGGTTTCTATTTCTTCTTCAAACTCAGTTGACCTACCGATTTATTCTGCTGGTACAGGTATTTCTCTTTCAGGAAGTGCACCTAATACTACCATCAATAATACGGGAGATACCGATGCTTCTGATGATATCACTACCGGTTCTACAGCAGGTGGAGATGTTGATGGTACCTTTGCAAATCTGAATGTGAACAGCATACAGGGATCTGCCATTTCTACAACTGCACCTACTTCAGGTCAGGTACTAAAATGGAATGGAACTTCCTGGGAACCTTCGAGTGATTTGGGAGTGGATGCTGACTCTGACCCAACCAATGAGTTCCAAACACTTTCCGTATCAGGAAGCGACCTTTCTATCACAGATGGAAATACCGTAAGCTTACCTGTATATACAGCAGGTACAGCCATTGATATAACTAACAATATTGTTACAAATACGGGGGATACAGATCCTTCGGATGACATTACGACTTCTTCTTCAGCAGGAGGAGATGTTGATGGGACATTTGGGAACCTGAATGTAAATAGTCTTCAGGGATCTCCTATTACGAATACGGCTCCTACCACTAGCGGTCAAATCCTTAAGTGGAATGGTACACAGTGGACCCTGGGTTCTGACGTAGGTGAAATCTACAGTGCAGGTACAGGCATCAACATTGCTGCAGGTAATATCATCGAAAACACAGGTGATACCAACCCAAGTGATGACCTTACGACCAGTAGTACAGCAGGAGGTGATGCAACCGGTCTATACTCTTCTTTGACCGTAACCGGTCTACAGGGCTCCTCAGTTTCAGCAACTGCTCCTTCTTCCGGACAAGTATTGAAATGGAATGGGACAGAGTGGGAACCCGGCCTTGACCAAGGAACCATATACACAGCAGGTACAGGGGTAAATATTACCGGTGCCAATGTAATCGAGAACACAGGAGATACAGATGCTTCTGATGATATCACCACAGCTACTGCCGCTGCAGGTGATGTAAGCGGGAACTTCCCAACCTTGAGTGTAACAGGTTTAAACGGAAATGCAGTAGCCAATACGGCTCCTGCTACGGGTGAAGTTCTTAAGTGGAACGGTACCCAATGGGCACCTGGAGCCGACGGGGGTAATACCTATACAGGAGGAACAGGAATTACAGTTACGGGAGCTAATGTAATCAACAATGATGGGGATACAGATGCTTCAGATGATATCACAACTTCAACAGCTGCTGCCGGAGATGTAAGCGGTACATTCCCTACCCTTACCGTAACAGCCTTAAATGGAAATGCAGTAGCCAACACAGCTCCTACCTCAGGTGAAGTTCTCAAGTGGAATGGAACTCAGTGGGAAGCCAGTGCAGATAATGATAATACCTATACTGCCGGAACGGGAATCTCCATTGCGAGCAATATAGTAAGCAATACAGGGGATACGGATGCTTCTGATGACATCACAACTTCAACTGCAGCGGCAGGGGATGTTGATGGCACCTTCCCTACCCTTACAGTTACGGGTCTGAATGGAAATGCTGTTGCCAATACAGCTCCTACATCGGGACAAGTTTTGAAGTGGAACGGGACCCAGTGGGCACCTTCAACTGATGACACCAATGACGCCGATAATGATGCTTCAAATGAGATTCAAACCCTAAGTATTTCCGGAACAACTATCAGTCTTTCAAATGGCGGTAGTTCTGTTGCTCTGCCGTACACCGGTGGAACTGGAATAACAGTTTCTGGAACGACTATCACGAACTCTGGTGATACAGATGCTTCTGATGATATTACGAATGGAAGTGCTGCAAATGGGGATTTGGATGGAACCTATCCTAATCCAACGGTAGATGGCCTTCAGGGTAATCCAGTTGCCTCCACAGCACCTACTACAGATCAGGTGTTGAAATGGAATGGTAGTCAGTGGGCTCCAGCCGCTGATGATACAGTAAATATCACTGCAGGCACAGGCCTGAGTTTCGCAGGTAGCACCCTGAATCTTGACAACACTTCTGTAACGGGTGGAACTTATGGTTCTGCAACTGCAGTACCGGCTTTCACTGTAGATGCTCAGGGTCGTTTGACAGGAGTAAGTGAAATTCCTATTACAGATAACAATACTACCTATACAGCAGGTACAGGACTTGACCTGACAGGTACAACCTTTAGCATTGAAAATACTTCTGTTTCCGCAGGTTCTTACGGATCTGATACAGAAGTGCCTGTTTTCACCGTAGATGCTCAGGGTAGAATTACAGGAGTAAGCAATACGACCATTTCTGGAAATGTGAACTATACCGCTGGACCCGGGATTGACATAGATGTAACTAATCAGATTACAAATACGGGTGATACAGATGCTTCTGATGATATCACTACCGCATCAACTGCTGGCGGTGATGTAACAGGAACCTTTTCTGCCCTAACTGTTACGAAAATCCAGGGAGAGAATGTCTCATCAGGAACTCCTTCTACCAATGATGTTCTGAAGTATGTTGGAGGAGTTTGGACTCCCTCTACAGATGCAAATACAGAATATACTGCTGGAACAGGCCTCAACCTGAGCGCAAGTGAGTTCAGTCTTGCCAATACAGCCGTTTCTGCCGGTAGTTATGGTTCTGCTACTCAGGTACCTGCTTTAACAGTAGATGCCCAGGGGAGAATCACAGCGGTAACCAATACCACCATTACCGATAATAATACGACCTATACTGCCGGTACAGGCATGGACCTTTCGGGTACTACTTTTAGCCTGGCAAACACTGCAGTTACAGCCGGAAGTTATGGATCCAATACAGAAGTTCCTGTTCTGACTGTAGATGCACAAGGACGTATAACAGGAGTTACCAATACGACTATCACCGATAATAATACCACCTATACCGCAGGTACAGGACTTGGTCTTGCTGGAACCACCTTTAACCTTGAGAATACAGGAGTTTCTGCAGGCAGCTACGGTTCAACAACAGAAGTACCTGTTTTCAGTGTTGATGCACAAGGTAGAATTAGCAGTGTTACCAATACCACCATAACAGATAATAATACTACTTATACTGCCGGTACAGGATTGGATCTTTCAGGAACCACCTTCAATCTGGCAAATACTGCCGTTTCTGCGGGTAGTTATGGTTCTGCAACAGAAGTTCCTGTCCTTTCTGTAGATGCACAAGGTCGTATCACAGGAGTTAGCAATACAACAATAACTGATAACAATACGACCTACACAGCAGGAACCGGAATGGATCTTTCCGGAACGACCTTCAACATGACCAATACAGGCGTTACTGCCAGTACCTATGGTTCTGCTACGGAGGTACCTGTCTTCACGGTAGATGCTCAGGGTAGAATCAGTAGTGTTACCAATACCACTGTTACTGATAATAATACAACCTATACTGCCGGTACTGCATTAAGCCTGGCAGGAACAGAATTTAACCTTGATAATACGGCTGTAACTGCGGGTTCTTATGGATCAGCAACTGAAATTCCTGTATTTACTGTGGATGCGCAGGGTAGAATCACAGGCGTAACCAATACAACTGTTTCAGGCGGCGGCGGTATTTACCTGGCAGGTACGGGTCTGACACTTACGGGTGGCAACACCTTCAACCTGGACAATACAGCTGTAACAGCAGGATCCTATGGTTCCGCTACAGAAGTTCCCGCATTTACCGTAGATGCTCAGGGACGTATTACAGGTGTTACCAATACCACAATTACTGATAATAATACTACCTATACGGCGGGAACGGGTCTTGACTTAACAGGAACCGAATTTAGCTTACCAACTTCAGGAGTTACAGCGAACACCTATGGTTCTGCTACAGAAGTTCCCGTATTGACAGTAGATGCCCAGGGAATTATTACCGGTGTTACCAATACCACCATTACTGATAATAACACAACTTATACTGCAGGAACAGGCTTGACTCTCTCAACAACTGAGTTCAACCTTGATAATACTGCTGTAACAGCAGGTTCGTATGGATCAGCTACACAGGTTCCCGCATTTACAGTAGATGCACAAGGACGTATTACAGGTGTTACCAATACCACTATTACCGATAATAATACGACCTATACCGCAGGTACAGGCATCAATATTACCGGCGGGAATGTGGTTGAGAATACAGGTGATACCAATGCTTCTGATGATATAACCACAGCTACAATTGGTGCAGGAGATGTAAGTGGTACTTTCCCGACGCTTACGGTTGATGGATTGCAAGGAACTGCGGTTTCAGCAAACGCACCTACATCCGGACAAGTATTGCATTATGACGGTACTGATTGGGAAGGAAAAGCACTAACAACCTCTGACCTGACCATAGATAGCAATATTATTCCAGATACCGATAATACCTATAGCCTGGGTAATGCCAGCTTTAAATTCACAGAAGTATTTGCTACTAATGGTACGATCAATACCTCTGACTTGAGAATGAAAGAAGACATTGAGGAAATAGGCTATGGATTGGAAGAGATTATGAAGCTGCGTCCGGTATCTTTCGCCTGGAAAAATCAGCAGGAAGGATCACGCAAATTAGGCCTGATTGCACAGGAAATTTTACCTGTGATCAATGAAGTTGTAAAAACTCACGGATCACGCGTTAATCCTGAAACCGGCGAAACCTTCCAGGAAGAGCTTGATGCATACGGAGTATTTTATTCTGACCTTATTCCTGTACTGATCAAAGGTATTCAGGAACAACAAGGGCAAATCTCCGAACAAAAAGCTAAATTGGATAAGCAACAAAGAATGATCGAGGAATTAGAGGCGCGTTTGAGCAAACTTGAAAATAAGCAATAA
- a CDS encoding T9SS type A sorting domain-containing protein: MYRNFLVILISISGLCIPQLLHAQLKLDRYVIAASGNDTTVGSLNISYTVGELAAITTVTSLNGSLILTQGFQQHDDILLDIDDDLKIILDYTIAPNPFKRYVNIRLSTDQPIELELAIYNLLGQETPIPVQRQKVAGLWETKFDLERVPEGYYMLALKNKDGAILRTFNIQKLD, encoded by the coding sequence ATGTATAGAAATTTTCTAGTCATCCTAATCAGCATCAGTGGCCTGTGTATTCCACAGCTTCTTCATGCACAATTGAAACTCGACCGCTATGTCATTGCGGCCTCTGGAAATGATACGACTGTAGGTAGCCTAAATATCTCCTACACCGTGGGTGAATTGGCTGCTATTACAACCGTAACCAGCTTAAATGGTAGCCTCATTCTGACCCAGGGTTTTCAACAGCACGATGACATCCTGTTGGACATAGACGATGACCTCAAAATCATTTTAGACTATACAATTGCTCCTAACCCTTTTAAACGATATGTAAATATCCGATTGAGTACAGATCAACCTATCGAACTCGAGCTGGCGATTTATAATCTTCTGGGTCAGGAAACGCCAATACCCGTTCAGCGGCAAAAAGTCGCAGGTCTATGGGAAACCAAATTTGACCTCGAACGCGTACCGGAAGGCTATTATATGCTCGCCCTTAAAAATAAAGATGGCGCCATATTAAGAACCTTTAATATTCAAAAATTAGACTAA